In Nostoc sp. UHCC 0926, a single genomic region encodes these proteins:
- a CDS encoding precorrin-8X methylmutase: MEWHVTDAQSLAIIDSEIENHVFSPAEYEIVRRVIYSTADFEYKSLIRFSERALQAGAAALAARTTIVVDVPMVQVGIAYEIQNTFANPVYCSMEALTRPQKEKTRAAWGIETLAKRYPEGIFVVGQAQTALTALVDLIEAEEIRPALIIATPVGFVNVNEAKERLQDSLVPHITIDSRKGNAVVAAAIVDGLVDLAWQAYGQDGNRGS; encoded by the coding sequence ATGGAATGGCACGTAACTGATGCTCAAAGTTTAGCAATCATTGATAGTGAAATTGAAAATCATGTTTTTTCACCAGCAGAGTATGAGATTGTGCGTCGGGTAATATACTCTACAGCTGACTTTGAGTATAAGTCTTTGATTCGTTTCTCTGAGCGTGCCTTGCAAGCTGGAGCAGCAGCACTAGCCGCGCGTACCACGATTGTGGTAGATGTACCGATGGTACAAGTAGGTATTGCCTACGAGATTCAAAACACCTTTGCCAATCCGGTGTATTGCAGTATGGAAGCTCTGACACGCCCTCAAAAAGAAAAAACTCGGGCAGCATGGGGAATAGAAACCTTAGCAAAGCGTTATCCAGAGGGCATTTTTGTGGTGGGTCAAGCACAAACAGCACTAACAGCACTAGTGGATTTAATTGAAGCTGAGGAAATTAGACCTGCTTTGATAATTGCGACTCCAGTGGGATTTGTAAATGTTAATGAAGCAAAGGAGCGCTTACAAGACTCTCTAGTGCCTCACATTACAATTGATAGTCGCAAAGGTAATGCAGTTGTAGCAGCTGCGATCGTTGATGGATTGGTAGACTTGGCTTGGCAAGCCTATGGACAAGATGGAAATCGGGGGAGTTAG
- a CDS encoding TPM domain-containing protein — MQSCFWRRILVSIAVFFLAGTIWVMHSPPALAYDNPDLLPNTFTPVVDLAKSLPVLQEEKLVKDLEQFETDTGWKLRVLTQYDRTPGRAVIKYWGLDDKSILLVADSRGGNILSFSVGDAVYELLPRTFWIELQTRFGNLYFVREQGEDQAILQALESVKGCLLKGGCNVVPGLPREQWILTLISSVIGGVICGFAAQPREKGQIFAWQWALIFSPLWGILFIAFGIGPVVTRTSDWLPLVRNISGFLIGVLVAYLSPIFSRSSSNEL, encoded by the coding sequence ATGCAATCTTGTTTTTGGCGACGAATTCTGGTATCTATTGCAGTATTTTTCCTGGCTGGGACAATTTGGGTCATGCACTCTCCCCCAGCACTGGCTTATGACAATCCTGACTTACTCCCTAACACCTTTACCCCAGTTGTAGACTTAGCAAAATCTCTTCCTGTGCTGCAAGAAGAAAAGCTTGTCAAAGATTTAGAGCAGTTTGAAACCGATACGGGTTGGAAATTGCGAGTATTGACCCAGTATGACCGCACCCCAGGTCGGGCAGTCATAAAATATTGGGGTTTGGATGACAAAAGCATTCTACTAGTTGCCGATTCTCGTGGCGGTAACATCCTCAGTTTTAGCGTCGGCGATGCTGTTTATGAACTTTTACCCCGGACTTTCTGGATAGAACTGCAAACCCGCTTTGGTAATTTGTACTTTGTCCGCGAACAAGGCGAAGACCAAGCCATTCTGCAAGCCTTAGAATCGGTTAAAGGCTGTTTACTCAAGGGTGGTTGCAATGTTGTCCCCGGACTGCCACGAGAGCAATGGATTCTCACCTTGATTAGCTCAGTTATTGGTGGGGTGATTTGTGGATTTGCAGCTCAACCCCGCGAGAAAGGACAAATTTTCGCTTGGCAATGGGCTTTAATTTTCTCACCTTTGTGGGGAATCTTGTTTATTGCCTTTGGTATTGGGCCAGTGGTGACACGCACAAGCGACTGGTTACCTCTAGTTCGCAATATCTCTGGATTTCTCATTGGCGTCTTAGTTGCTTACTTATCTCCTATTTTCAGTCGGTCTTCTAGTAATGAGTTATAA
- a CDS encoding DUF948 domain-containing protein gives MIDPLFWLGLSLLLVATSLTAVLVVAIPAFQELARAARSAEKLFDTLSRDLPPALEAIRVTGLEITDLTDDVGEGVKSASQVMKQVDQSLDSARIQAQNLQVGTRSIFVGAKAAWRNFTRQKPARRTGDRTLSNEQPPLTLREREVLRQENRRLKTEVYRANDGYNDAANWETNFDDED, from the coding sequence GTGATTGACCCCCTGTTTTGGTTGGGACTTTCCTTACTCTTAGTCGCCACAAGTTTGACTGCGGTTTTAGTGGTGGCAATACCGGCTTTCCAGGAGTTAGCACGCGCTGCTCGCAGTGCAGAAAAGCTATTTGATACACTTTCACGGGATTTACCACCCGCTCTAGAAGCTATCCGCGTGACTGGTTTGGAAATCACTGACTTAACTGATGATGTCGGTGAAGGTGTAAAAAGTGCCAGTCAAGTCATGAAACAAGTTGATCAAAGCCTTGATAGTGCAAGAATTCAGGCTCAAAATCTGCAAGTAGGTACACGCAGCATCTTTGTTGGCGCGAAAGCTGCTTGGAGAAACTTCACACGCCAAAAACCCGCGAGGCGAACAGGCGATCGCACCCTAAGCAATGAACAACCACCACTCACGTTGCGAGAACGAGAAGTGCTCAGGCAAGAAAATCGCCGGCTAAAAACAGAAGTATACCGCGCTAATGACGGTTACAACGATGCTGCTAACTGGGAAACCAATTTCGATGACGAAGATTGA
- a CDS encoding YtxH domain-containing protein, with product MSNNRSGVFIGGLMLGATIGALTGLLVAPRTGRETRKILKKSANAIPELAEDLSTSVQIQADRLSASALRNWDETLDRLREAIAAGVDASQQESQVLKRQTSVEDSDSLAQQLERS from the coding sequence ATGTCTAATAACCGTTCTGGAGTATTTATTGGCGGTTTGATGCTGGGAGCTACCATCGGTGCTTTGACCGGTTTGCTCGTAGCTCCACGCACAGGGCGCGAAACGCGTAAAATTTTGAAGAAATCTGCCAATGCTATCCCAGAATTGGCAGAAGATTTATCAACGAGTGTGCAAATCCAGGCAGATCGTCTGTCTGCTAGCGCACTGCGAAACTGGGATGAGACTTTAGATAGATTACGGGAAGCGATCGCAGCAGGTGTAGATGCCAGTCAGCAAGAAAGCCAAGTCTTAAAGCGGCAAACATCTGTTGAAGACTCAGATTCTCTTGCCCAGCAATTAGAACGCTCATAA
- a CDS encoding metal ABC transporter solute-binding protein, Zn/Mn family gives MSKKPPSNNSLRAILVALTIGFVGCVNQTARTTFTQTTTQVNENLPQVVATTSVLCDLTRQVAGNTVNLTCLISPTANPQFYKPKPEDRKAIEQANLIFYSGYNLEPNLIKLIKATKNSAPKIAVGQLAVPKPQKFQRGDKKVNDPYLWHNTKNAIRMVEVINSNLGKLESSDAATYTSNTRKITNELTQLDSWIKSRIASIPTKERKLVTNSDALSYYTKAYGISLVGGLQSISTDKNLTAARVKNLVTNIKRAKVSTIFAETAINPNLLQSVARVAEVKISDRKLYAQGLGEPGSEADTYQKMMIANTRTIVEGLEGTYLMFQAKAAQ, from the coding sequence ATGTCAAAAAAACCACCATCAAACAATTCCTTACGAGCTATTCTTGTTGCTTTGACGATTGGATTTGTTGGGTGCGTAAATCAAACTGCAAGAACTACATTTACGCAAACTACCACGCAGGTAAATGAGAATCTTCCCCAAGTCGTAGCAACTACAAGTGTACTATGCGACTTAACCAGACAGGTTGCCGGAAATACTGTTAACCTTACCTGCTTGATTTCTCCTACTGCCAACCCTCAATTTTATAAACCAAAGCCGGAGGATCGTAAAGCCATTGAGCAAGCTAATCTTATTTTCTATAGTGGCTATAATTTAGAACCAAATCTGATCAAATTAATTAAAGCGACTAAAAACTCTGCACCGAAAATAGCTGTCGGTCAACTTGCGGTGCCTAAGCCACAAAAATTTCAGCGAGGCGATAAGAAAGTAAACGATCCTTATCTTTGGCACAATACTAAGAATGCGATCAGGATGGTGGAAGTAATTAATAGCAACCTGGGAAAATTAGAATCTAGTGATGCCGCGACTTATACCAGTAATACCAGAAAAATCACAAATGAACTCACTCAATTAGATAGCTGGATTAAGTCAAGAATTGCGAGTATTCCTACTAAAGAACGGAAGTTAGTTACAAACTCTGATGCACTGAGTTATTACACCAAAGCATACGGTATTTCATTAGTAGGAGGATTACAAAGTATTAGTACTGACAAAAACCTAACAGCTGCAAGAGTTAAAAATTTGGTTACAAATATTAAACGGGCTAAAGTGTCAACAATTTTTGCTGAGACGGCAATTAACCCTAATTTACTTCAATCTGTAGCAAGAGTTGCTGAAGTGAAAATTTCTGACAGGAAGTTGTATGCTCAGGGACTTGGTGAACCAGGAAGTGAGGCAGACACTTATCAGAAAATGATGATTGCCAATACACGCACAATTGTAGAAGGGTTAGAAGGGACGTATTTAATGTTTCAAGCGAAAGCTGCTCAGTAG
- a CDS encoding DUF4330 domain-containing protein, producing the protein MAILDSKGRLFGKINLLDLGAALVILLVIFGIFIFPGTSGSVAQVGAKTVPIEVDLVVRGLNVRDPEQLFNNGLKKGGKTNVIIRNQPHGEIEIKSIQQLPRTINIPQPDGTVKELPDPKTNNFSTDLILTLDGKAQLTENGPVLGNSKVKIGMPFELEGFNYNFNATVIDLRLKDK; encoded by the coding sequence ATGGCTATTTTAGATTCAAAAGGTCGCTTGTTCGGCAAAATCAATCTTCTAGATTTAGGTGCTGCGCTGGTAATTCTGCTAGTTATATTTGGCATCTTTATCTTCCCTGGTACTTCTGGTTCTGTTGCCCAAGTTGGTGCGAAAACAGTACCCATAGAAGTAGATTTAGTAGTCCGTGGTTTGAATGTCCGTGACCCTGAGCAATTATTCAATAACGGATTAAAAAAAGGCGGAAAAACTAATGTGATTATCCGCAATCAACCCCACGGAGAGATTGAGATTAAATCCATTCAACAGCTACCTAGAACAATCAATATTCCCCAACCTGATGGTACTGTTAAAGAATTGCCAGATCCGAAGACCAATAATTTTAGTACAGATTTGATTTTGACTTTAGATGGCAAAGCCCAACTCACTGAAAATGGGCCAGTTCTGGGTAACAGTAAAGTTAAAATTGGTATGCCATTTGAGTTGGAAGGTTTCAACTACAACTTCAATGCAACTGTTATTGATCTCAGATTAAAAGACAAATAG
- a CDS encoding M48 family metallopeptidase has product MFNWKSFVANSRVWRRRWFYPLISVVVALSLCLSTPLPGRTLDFLPLLLQGVQAFQLSNISPNQEVDLGKQINQELVGSQVRLYRNPEVNRYVEQVGRRLAVNSDRPDLPYTFQVVQDDSINAFATLGGYVYVHTGLLKTADNEAQLASVLAHEIGHIGGKHVVKQMQQKALEGGLLTAAGLDRNTAVQIGVQLARDLPRSRKNEFEADQRGLRTLTRTGYAQSAMVSFMQKLLKKGGSTPTFLSTHPGTSDRIDALRSAINSQPSNGNYGLNNASYKANIGPLVRS; this is encoded by the coding sequence ATGTTCAACTGGAAAAGTTTTGTTGCAAATTCGCGTGTGTGGCGGCGTCGCTGGTTTTATCCTTTAATTTCAGTGGTAGTTGCTCTGAGTCTGTGCCTAAGTACACCCTTGCCTGGAAGAACTTTAGACTTCTTGCCTCTTCTACTCCAAGGAGTTCAGGCATTTCAGCTTTCTAATATATCTCCTAACCAAGAAGTTGATCTTGGTAAGCAGATTAATCAGGAATTAGTCGGTAGTCAAGTCCGGCTTTACCGCAATCCCGAAGTTAATCGTTACGTGGAACAAGTTGGTCGGCGTTTAGCAGTTAATAGCGATCGCCCCGATCTCCCCTATACCTTCCAAGTAGTTCAGGATGACAGTATTAATGCTTTTGCTACCTTAGGCGGCTATGTATATGTCCACACGGGTTTATTGAAAACCGCAGACAATGAAGCGCAATTGGCAAGTGTACTCGCCCATGAAATTGGTCACATTGGCGGCAAACACGTAGTCAAACAGATGCAGCAAAAAGCGCTCGAAGGTGGCCTATTAACAGCTGCTGGCTTAGATCGGAATACGGCGGTGCAAATTGGTGTCCAGTTAGCGCGAGACTTGCCACGCAGTCGTAAAAATGAATTTGAGGCTGATCAAAGAGGACTACGAACTTTGACACGGACTGGTTACGCCCAGTCTGCAATGGTTTCCTTTATGCAAAAGCTGCTGAAAAAAGGTGGTTCTACTCCGACATTTTTGAGTACGCACCCTGGAACCAGCGATCGCATTGATGCCCTCAGAAGTGCGATTAACTCTCAACCTAGTAATGGAAATTATGGCTTGAATAATGCTAGTTATAAAGCTAATATTGGACCATTAGTGCGGTCTTAA
- a CDS encoding metallophosphoesterase family protein: protein MSEISPRRIVIGDVHGHYEGLMTLLEAIAPTSDDQVYFLGDLIDRGPHSAQVVNFVKRHNYPCLLGNHEQMLLNILTNERTSSPTMQAWLYSGGQATVASYHEATIPDDHLDWLKTLPTYLDLGDIWLTHAGVDPCKLVTEQTADQLCWIREEFHSIEKPYFPDKLIIIGHTITFTLPGVSPGKLAQGQGWLDIDTGAYHPRSGWLTGLDVTNNLVYQVNIFKNYLRALPLKDVVIRVDPAKIKVDRRYKN from the coding sequence ATGAGCGAAATTAGCCCCAGACGAATTGTAATTGGGGATGTGCATGGTCACTATGAAGGTTTGATGACATTGTTGGAGGCGATCGCCCCCACCTCAGATGATCAAGTCTATTTTTTGGGAGACTTAATTGATCGCGGTCCTCATAGTGCACAAGTAGTTAATTTTGTCAAACGACATAACTACCCATGTTTGCTGGGAAATCATGAGCAGATGTTATTAAACATTCTGACCAACGAAAGAACTTCCTCCCCGACGATGCAAGCATGGTTGTATAGTGGGGGGCAAGCTACCGTAGCCAGTTACCACGAGGCTACAATTCCTGATGACCATCTAGATTGGTTGAAGACTTTGCCTACATATCTAGACTTGGGGGATATTTGGTTAACTCATGCTGGTGTTGACCCTTGTAAGTTGGTGACAGAACAAACTGCCGATCAACTGTGCTGGATACGAGAGGAATTTCATAGTATTGAAAAACCCTACTTTCCCGATAAGCTAATTATCATCGGTCACACCATTACCTTTACTCTGCCGGGTGTTTCTCCTGGTAAGCTGGCACAAGGACAGGGATGGCTAGACATAGATACTGGCGCTTATCATCCTCGGAGTGGCTGGTTGACTGGACTGGATGTCACAAATAACTTAGTTTATCAAGTTAACATTTTTAAAAACTATCTTCGCGCCCTGCCCTTAAAAGATGTAGTGATCAGAGTTGATCCAGCCAAAATCAAAGTCGATCGCCGCTACAAGAATTGA
- a CDS encoding DUF2470 domain-containing protein, protein MSKDFSADISSRICKHMNDDHADAIVIYAKAFGGITDASAAQMLSIDAQGMDLTAQVNGEAVPVRIQFDHVLADAEDAHQTLIAMVKQARVKAK, encoded by the coding sequence ATGTCTAAGGATTTTTCTGCTGATATTAGTTCGCGCATCTGCAAGCATATGAATGATGATCATGCTGATGCCATAGTTATTTATGCTAAGGCTTTTGGCGGTATAACAGATGCGAGCGCAGCACAAATGCTGTCAATTGATGCACAAGGTATGGATTTAACAGCGCAAGTGAATGGGGAAGCTGTGCCAGTCCGCATTCAGTTTGATCATGTTTTAGCAGATGCAGAAGATGCCCATCAAACTCTAATTGCGATGGTGAAGCAGGCGCGGGTGAAGGCAAAGTAG
- a CDS encoding plasmid replication protein, CyRepA1 family: MHLHYLHPQHLEELVKSSSIDLHLVQLNFRSLQDVTAYEYLLISELLPRTNTGMVKSGWLQRYAHITEGGWWCSGLDPLNNWQMMEWGCFKPNQPRQNHNGKSIKYEHPPSTPTRVFCLRVTLQVWQQVAGRYNLVMPDNITITADGEVRGFWQWVMQQNIPLILCEGVKKAATLLTQGYAAIAIPGITSGYRVVKDEFGKVTRRQLIPDLAAFAITKRSFYICFDFETQPKKIAAVNNAISQLGCLFQQKNCPVKVIELPGMEKGVDEFIVAKGASSFDKVYRQSVDLEIYLAQTKPHTELSIPAALTFNRPYIGEIPFPTSGLVGVKSGKGTGKTTALQAVVQQAKSRNQPVLLITHRILLGRFLCEKIGIKWGIDKNSKFLTPNSCTHVINCVSPLKSFGLCVDSLWKLNPENWRGAIVILDEVEQSLWHLLNSNTCKHKRVKILKLFQQLISTVLTTGGLVIAQDADLSDVSLEYLQGLAGIKLTPWVVLNQWKPQHGWDVTFYDSPNPTPLIHQLELDLLAGRKCYVTTDSRAGRYSCETIERYLKERLQKLRRQFPKTLVVSSHTTNTPGHAAVDFIAAINQKISEYDGVFVTPSLGTGISIDVQHFDRVYGIFQGVIPDSEARQALARVRDDVPRIVWCAKRGIGLIGSGSTNYRLLSDWYQENQKENLALLSPLHKIDVDLPLVHDPIHLRTWAKLSARVNASIRLYRQSMQDGLIADGHQIQMRSNAVHNNIIRDLRLAFLATDTNDLATRRRLILEIVKVQKDWTQSRQKAKEIKRKIQDIKRQNQLSLATAVANAQDIDYVEYEQLLVKHSLTDGERNQIKKYVLRQKYEIEITPWLKLQDDHGYYPQLLIHYYLTHESEYFHVRDEQEWHQQLSWGEGKVFLPDLKTYTLKVEAMRALGMLQFLEAEREFTESNPDLILLKNIVFHHSKHIKRALGINLVGEKEQVSAIKILSRLLNLLGLKLKRVNEVYQIDLETLYDGREKIFAVWHERDELMLAHVKRVGYELPDYFSDWKLEIIQTKPYAAVVNK; this comes from the coding sequence ATGCATCTGCACTATTTACACCCTCAACACCTTGAAGAACTAGTCAAGAGTAGTAGTATAGACTTACACTTAGTGCAACTCAATTTTAGGTCACTCCAAGACGTAACTGCTTATGAGTACCTATTGATTTCTGAGCTACTTCCCCGCACTAATACCGGAATGGTGAAAAGTGGATGGTTGCAGCGTTATGCTCATATCACTGAAGGTGGTTGGTGGTGTTCGGGGTTAGACCCTTTGAATAATTGGCAAATGATGGAATGGGGATGCTTTAAGCCAAACCAACCCCGACAGAATCACAATGGTAAGTCCATCAAATACGAGCATCCCCCCAGCACTCCAACGCGGGTGTTTTGTTTACGGGTAACGCTGCAAGTATGGCAGCAAGTCGCTGGACGTTACAATCTGGTCATGCCTGACAATATCACCATTACTGCTGATGGTGAAGTTAGAGGCTTTTGGCAATGGGTGATGCAACAGAACATTCCCCTGATTCTCTGCGAGGGTGTGAAGAAAGCAGCCACACTGTTGACGCAAGGATATGCAGCTATTGCCATTCCCGGAATTACCAGTGGTTATCGGGTTGTCAAAGATGAATTTGGTAAAGTTACCCGTCGTCAGCTGATTCCCGACTTAGCAGCGTTTGCAATTACAAAGCGTAGCTTTTATATTTGCTTTGATTTTGAAACTCAACCTAAAAAAATTGCTGCTGTAAATAATGCTATTTCCCAGCTTGGTTGTTTATTCCAGCAAAAAAATTGCCCTGTTAAAGTCATTGAACTTCCAGGAATGGAAAAAGGGGTTGATGAGTTTATCGTTGCTAAAGGTGCAAGTAGTTTCGATAAAGTCTATCGTCAAAGTGTTGATTTAGAAATTTATCTTGCTCAAACCAAACCCCACACCGAGTTAAGCATTCCTGCTGCACTCACCTTCAACCGCCCTTATATAGGTGAAATCCCTTTCCCAACTTCTGGATTAGTAGGAGTTAAATCAGGCAAAGGAACAGGTAAAACTACAGCACTGCAAGCTGTTGTTCAGCAAGCAAAAAGTAGAAATCAACCCGTTTTATTAATTACTCATAGAATTCTACTAGGACGATTTTTATGTGAAAAAATTGGGATTAAATGGGGAATAGATAAAAATTCCAAATTCCTAACTCCTAACTCCTGTACACACGTGATTAATTGCGTCTCTCCTCTAAAATCTTTTGGATTGTGTGTTGATTCTCTTTGGAAACTTAACCCTGAAAATTGGCGGGGAGCAATAGTAATTCTGGATGAAGTAGAGCAATCTTTGTGGCATCTATTAAATAGTAATACTTGTAAACACAAGCGTGTAAAAATATTAAAATTATTCCAGCAATTAATTTCCACAGTTTTAACAACTGGAGGGTTAGTAATTGCCCAAGATGCTGATTTGTCAGATGTGTCACTTGAATATTTACAGGGATTGGCAGGAATTAAATTAACACCTTGGGTAGTTCTCAACCAGTGGAAACCTCAGCATGGTTGGGACGTAACTTTTTATGATTCGCCGAACCCAACACCGCTAATTCACCAACTGGAATTGGATTTACTTGCTGGACGTAAATGTTACGTTACTACCGATAGTCGGGCTGGGCGTTACAGTTGTGAAACAATTGAACGTTATCTGAAAGAGCGGTTACAAAAATTACGACGGCAATTTCCCAAAACTCTTGTAGTTAGTAGCCACACTACAAACACACCTGGACACGCAGCGGTTGATTTTATTGCAGCTATCAATCAAAAAATCTCTGAATATGACGGCGTTTTTGTTACCCCTAGTCTTGGTACAGGAATTAGTATTGATGTCCAACATTTCGACCGAGTTTATGGCATTTTTCAAGGAGTAATTCCTGACTCGGAAGCAAGACAAGCATTAGCGAGAGTGCGGGATGATGTTCCGCGTATTGTCTGGTGCGCTAAACGAGGTATTGGCTTAATTGGTAGTGGGAGTACAAATTATCGCTTGTTATCTGATTGGTATCAGGAAAATCAAAAAGAAAACTTAGCTTTGCTCAGTCCATTACATAAAATAGATGTGGATTTACCTTTAGTTCATGACCCGATTCATTTGCGAACTTGGGCTAAGTTATCTGCAAGGGTAAATGCCTCTATCCGCCTCTACCGACAATCGATGCAAGATGGTTTGATTGCTGATGGGCATCAAATTCAGATGCGGAGTAATGCTGTTCACAATAATATTATTCGAGATTTACGCCTGGCCTTTTTGGCAACTGATACTAATGATTTAGCTACCCGCAGAAGATTAATTTTAGAAATTGTCAAAGTTCAAAAAGATTGGACGCAAAGCCGTCAAAAAGCTAAAGAAATTAAACGCAAAATTCAAGATATTAAGCGGCAAAATCAACTATCGCTAGCAACTGCTGTAGCTAATGCTCAAGATATTGATTATGTAGAATATGAGCAGCTATTAGTGAAGCATTCCCTGACTGATGGAGAACGCAACCAAATTAAAAAATATGTTCTCAGACAAAAATATGAGATAGAAATTACTCCTTGGCTGAAGTTGCAGGACGACCACGGATATTATCCTCAACTGTTAATTCACTATTATTTAACTCACGAAAGCGAGTATTTTCATGTTAGAGATGAGCAAGAATGGCATCAGCAATTATCTTGGGGTGAAGGGAAAGTTTTTCTACCAGATTTAAAAACTTATACGCTCAAAGTTGAGGCTATGAGAGCCTTGGGAATGCTTCAGTTTCTTGAAGCGGAACGAGAATTTACTGAGAGTAATCCAGATTTGATATTACTTAAAAATATTGTTTTTCACCATAGTAAGCATATTAAAAGAGCGCTTGGTATTAACTTAGTTGGGGAGAAAGAGCAGGTTTCGGCAATAAAAATACTCAGCCGACTATTAAATTTGTTGGGCTTGAAACTAAAGCGGGTAAATGAGGTTTATCAAATCGACCTGGAAACGCTTTATGATGGCAGAGAGAAAATATTTGCAGTTTGGCATGAACGGGATGAGTTGATGTTGGCTCATGTTAAGAGGGTTGGCTATGAGTTGCCTGATTATTTTTCAGACTGGAAGCTTGAAATTATTCAAACCAAGCCTTATGCCGCAGTGGTCAACAAATAA
- a CDS encoding DUF4926 domain-containing protein, translating to MTTASLFQWVELKHNVPNSPVKAGDRGVVLDHLRPTKTQQEPGYILEIFKDSETLDVVSVPISWVNPLPETWGSIEHDTRQTV from the coding sequence ATGACAACAGCTAGTTTATTTCAGTGGGTAGAACTGAAGCACAATGTTCCTAATAGTCCTGTAAAAGCTGGCGATAGAGGGGTTGTGTTGGATCATCTGCGTCCTACTAAAACTCAGCAAGAGCCAGGATATATTTTAGAAATCTTTAAAGACAGTGAAACTCTAGATGTTGTTTCTGTGCCTATTTCCTGGGTCAACCCTCTACCTGAAACCTGGGGAAGTATTGAACATGATACAAGACAGACAGTTTAA
- a CDS encoding DUF6883 domain-containing protein — MKIPSCLVIQDEKITKYLLVYQPKSDKSRYLALAGYNLDNWELLKNDIINAVEGSEIAKVTLSDWGTQFEVKSEWTGPNGRLIKVITIWQQDEETEFVRFITLYPDKLQET; from the coding sequence ATGAAAATACCATCATGTTTAGTAATTCAAGATGAAAAAATCACTAAATACCTACTTGTTTATCAACCTAAAAGTGATAAATCAAGATATCTAGCTTTAGCAGGATATAATCTTGATAACTGGGAACTTCTTAAGAACGATATAATAAATGCTGTAGAAGGTTCTGAAATTGCAAAAGTTACCCTTAGTGATTGGGGGACTCAGTTTGAGGTTAAAAGCGAGTGGACTGGGCCTAATGGTCGATTAATTAAGGTAATTACTATCTGGCAACAAGATGAAGAAACAGAATTTGTTAGATTTATAACACTATATCCTGATAAATTACAGGAGACTTAA